From one Brachypodium distachyon strain Bd21 chromosome 4, Brachypodium_distachyon_v3.0, whole genome shotgun sequence genomic stretch:
- the LOC104584761 gene encoding uncharacterized protein LOC104584761, with amino-acid sequence MGEEFTFPSCTQPEQRGGASKSLAFPQFASPPPWFFVSVPGADEDRHRRCFSAVEKPTKVTNKDDGYYYIHGGGGSERFAMAEEQHKMDMLWEDFNEELARAPPPCPLSKEWASEAWLPGDEARAATRHAVVVPGSGGVVRRRRLSLLVMLKLLRKLFLARKSTSRKTPPT; translated from the coding sequence ATGGGGGAAGAGTTCACATTCCCCAGCTGCACCCAGCcggagcagcgcggcggcgccagcaAGAGCCTCGCTTTCCCCCAAttcgcctcgccgccgccgtggttCTTCGTCTCCGTtcccggcgccgacgaggaccGCCACCGGCGGTGCTTCTCCGCCGTCGAGAAGCCAACCAAGGTCACCAACAAGGACGACGGCTACTACTacatccatggcggcggcggatcggAGAGGTTCGCgatggcggaggagcagcacaAGATGGACATGCTGTGGGAGGACTTCAACGAGGAgctcgcccgcgcgccgccgccgtgcccgcTGAGCAAGGAGTGGGCCAGCGAGGCGTGGCTCCCCGGCGACGAGGCGCGAGCAGCCACCCGGCATGCGGTCGTCGTCCCCGGCTCCGGCGGTGTAgtccggcggaggaggctgaGCCTGCTGGTGATGCTGAAGCTGCTCAGGAAGCTCTTCCTCGCGCGCAAGTCCACATCCAGGAAGACGCCGCCAACCTGA
- the LOC100840961 gene encoding leucine-rich repeat receptor-like tyrosine-protein kinase PXC3, translating to MATEKIPPPLLKILDTRASSSLSVCTTPKSSNVEQNPRTVQVESREPWPPRNPRPRERERKASSFLFPTVRSCQDRQGGKDSTGSRGQAAMEERRRYCSCSSHGLSPPLPLFFFSFLCLHLSMAAPAGGTPPLPLNSTQESVMRDLLSLVGRRAGWNTTVSNPCLWSGIACSPSNSGSFSVVTNITLSAHGVSNSSIFATICAIDTLLSLDLSRNSFTDFGDRLFSPSCSMKEGLRSLNLSSNQAASSLGGFSGFPRLEVFDLSFNLVRGNLSTELGSFPQLRSLNLSTNNLSGGVPTSMVPSLEELVLSGNQLRGPIPPGLFSYGELVMLDLSQNNLTGDVPDELWKLDKLQTLLISGNELSGAIPGRLSNSTMLSRYAANKNRFTGPIPNGITEHVKMLDLSYNTLSGNIPSDLLASPVLQAIDLTSNRLEGSIPRNFSARLFRLRLGMNLLTGRIPDSIGNASKLAYLELDNNNLSGDIPPQLGRCKELALLNLASNVLQGQVPDQISTLEKLVVLKLQMNNLSGPIKSTFSSLTNLSILNLSRNSFSGEMPQNIEQLSKLSSMNLAGNKISGVIPVSVSSLRLLIELNLGDNSLTGTIPDMPDKLSSSLNLSHNYLTGSIPSKIGTLTDLEILDLSYNNLSGAVPSTLENLHSLTQLVLSYNQLSGYFHLPPHVVVNITGNPGLKIRSDTYGNDTPVDGKTKNHAVLVTIFAIVGALVGLCLLAAVIMFSLSKRFCRFEDIGPPPEQALPQIINDHIITTNSIHTSAIEFTYAMKAVSKPTNIFLKTRFCTYYKAVMPNRSIYSVKKLDWSDKIFQIGSQEKFGHELEVLGKLSNSNVMVPLAYALTEDNAYLLYEHVYKGTVFDLLHDGRSDVLDWPSRYSIALGVAQGLTFLHGRTQPVLLLDLSTRTIHLKSRNEPQIGDIELYKIIDPSKSSGSLSTIAGTVGYIPPEYAYTMRLTMAGNVYSFGVILLELLTGKPSVSDGMELAKWALSLSARPDQREQVLDTRVSRSSVGVHSQMLSVLNIALACVAFSPDARPKMRAVLRTLLNAK from the exons ATGGCGACAGAGAAAATTCCACCTCCTCTTCTAAAAATACTGGACACTcgagcctcctcctctctctctgtgtgtACAACACCCAAATCCTCAAACGTCGAGCAAAACCCAAGAACAGTACAAGTAGAGAGCAGagagccatggccgccgagaAACCCGAGACctagagaaagagagaggaaagCTTCTTCCTTTCTGTTTCCAACTGTTCGTTCCTGCCAAGATCGGCAAGGAGGGAAGGATTCAACAGGAAGCCGAGGGCAAGCCGccatggaggagaggaggaggtacTGTTCCTGCTCTAGCCATGgcctctcgccgccgctgccgctcttctttttctccttcttgTGTCTTCATTTGTCCAtggccgcccccgccggcggcaCGCCACCCCTTCCCCTAAACAGCACGCAGGAATCCGTCATGAGGGATCTCTTGAGCTTGGTGGGGCGCAGAGCCGGCTGGAACACGACCGTCTCGAATCCATGCCTATGGAGTGGAATCGCTTGCTCTCCTTCTAACTCCGGTTCGTTCTCCGTGGTGACCAACATCACCTTGTCAGCCCACGGCGTTTCTAACTCTTCCATCTTCGCCACCATATGTGCTATTGACACCTTGCTGTCTCTTGATCTCTCGAGAAATTCCTTCACCGATTTTGGGGACCGACTCTTCTCCCCTTCTTGCTCCATGAAGGAAGGATTGCGGTCGCTCAATCTGAGCAGCAATCAGGCCGCTAGTTCGCTCGGCGGTTTTTCCGGTTTCCCTCGGCTGGAGGTTTTTGATTTGTCCTTCAACCTTGTTAGGGGAAATCTGAGCACCGAGTTAGGCTCATTCCCCCAATTGAGAAGCTTGAACCTTAGCACCAACAATTTGAGTGGTGGTGTTCCTACAAGCATGGtgccctccttggaggagctgGTGCTGTCTGGTAATCAGTTGAGGGGTCCAATTCCACCAGGTCTGTTTTCGTATGGAGAGCTTGTTATGCTGGATCTCAGCCAGAACAATCTAACTGGTGATGTACCAGATGAGTTATGGAAGCTCGACAAGCTCCAGACTTTGCTCATTTCAGGTAATGAGCTGAGTGGGGCAATACCTGGGAGACTGTCGAATTCGACGATGCTGTCTCGGTATGCAGCCAACAAGAATAGGTTTACCGGCCCGATCCCAAATGGGATTACCGAGCATGTGAAGATGTTGGATTTGAGCTACAACACTCTGAGTGGGAATATCCCCTCTGATCTACTCGCGTCTCCGGTGTTGCAGGCCATTGATCTCACTAGTAACAGACTTGAAGGAAGTATTCCACGGAACTTCTCCGCTAGGCTCTTTCGCCTTCGGCTTGGTATGAACTTGCTGACCGGGAGAATTCCGGACTCCATAGGGAATGCCTCGAAGTTGGCTTATCTTGAGTTGGATAACAATAATTTGTCAGGTGATATACCTCCCCAGCTTGGCAGATGCAAGGAGTTGGCTCTCTTGAATCTGGCGTCAAATGTTTTGCAAGGTCAAGTGCCTGATCAGATCAGCACCCTTGAGAAGCTAGTGGTTCTGAAGCTTCAGATGAACAACCTCAGTGGACCTATTAAAAGTACATTTTCTTCTCTCACAAACCTGAGCATATTAAATCTCAGTCGGAATTCATTCAGTGGTGAGATGCCACAGAATATTGAACAGTTATCGAAGCTCTCCAGCATGAACCTTGCAGGAAACAAGATTAGTGGTGTCATTCCAGTTTCAGTCAGTTCACTGCGATTGCTAATTGAACTGAATCTGGGGGATAATTCCCTTACTGGTACCATCCCAGACATGCCAGACAAATTGAGCTCATCTCTTAATCTTAGTCATAACTATCTTACTGGTTCTATTCCCTCAAAGATTGGGACTTTAACAGATTTGGAGATCCTTGATCTTTCATACAACAACTTGTCTGGTGCAGTGCCATCCACACTTGAGAATCTTCACAGCTTGACACAGTTGGTGCTTTCTTATAATCAGCTGTCTGGGTATTTCCACCTACCTCCTCACGTAGTAGTTAATATCACTGGAAATCCTGGGCTTAAAATTAGAAGTGATACATATGGCAATGACACCCCGGTTGATGGTAAAACAAAGAACCATGCTGTTCTAGTTACCATCTTTGCTATTGTCGGCGCTCTTGTTGGATTGTGCTTACTTGCTGCTGTCATTATGTTCTCATTGTCCAAGAGGTTTTGTCGCTTTGAAGATATAGGCCCACCACCAGAGCAGGCTCTTCCTCAAATTATCAATGACCACATCATAACAACGAACAGCATCCACACCTCTGCAATTGAATTTACTTATGCAATGAAAGCCGTCTCCAAGCCCACCAACATATTTCTGAAGACAAGATTCTGCACCTACTACAAGGCTGTGATGCCAAATAGGTCGATCTACTCTGTGAAGAAGCTTGATTGGAGTGACAAGATATTCCAAATTGGGAGCCAAGAGAAATTTGGTCATGAGCTTGAGGTGCTTGGCAAGCTAAGTAATTCGAATGTCATGGTGCCATTGGCTTATGCCTTGACAGAAGACAATGCGTACCTACTATACGAGCATGTGTACAAGGGCACGGTGTTTGACTTACTCCATGATGGAAGGTCAGATGTTCTTGACTGGCCCTCGCGGTATAGCATTGCTTTGGGGGTGGCCCAAGGTCTGACCTTTCTTCATGGGCGCACTCAGCCAGTTCTGCTTCTTGATCTGTCGACGAGGACTATCCACTTGAAGTCAAGGAATGAGCCTCAGATTGGAGATATTGAGCTTTACAAAATTATTGACCCTTCCAAGAGTAGTGGGAGCCTTTCAACTATTGCTGGTACAGTTGGTTATATACCACCAG AGTACGCATACACCATGAGGCTGACGATGGCCGGCAACGTCTATAGCTTTGGAGTCATTTTACTGGAGCTTTTGACTGGGAAACCATCGGTCAGCGACGGCATGGAGTTAGCCAAGTGGGCTCTCAGTCTTTCAGCCAGGCCCGATCAAAGGGAGCAGGTCCTTGACACCAGGGTCTCAAGAAGTTCAGTTGGTGTTCACAGCCAGATGCTGTCGGTCCTGAACATCGCCCTCGCCTGCGTCGCTTTCTCTCCGGATGCTCGCCCGAAGATGCGCGCTGTTCTGAGGACGCTCCTCAACGCAAAGTGA
- the LOC100846462 gene encoding dihydrolipoyllysine-residue acetyltransferase component 5 of pyruvate dehydrogenase complex, chloroplastic: MAGLLHLNSTLLPSASLLLRNRSGGQAVRRRRACRVEAKIREIFMPALSSTMTEGKIVAWNAAEGDRLAKGDPVVVVESDKADMDVETFYDGFLAAVLVPAGESAPVGSAIALLAESEDEIPLAQSQAASFSSSSSSSSSSSPPAPQETAAQEASPPPPPPAPVAVSAPAPPSPAAQGGARVVASPYAKKLAKELSVDLFSITGSGPAGRVVAKDVEAAAAAPAKKAVPVAAARPDVPLGSTVPFTTMQGAVSKNMLESLAVPTFRVGYTITTGALDDLYKKIKGKGVTMTALLAKATAMALVQHPVVNSSCRDGQSFTYNSSINIAVAVAIDGGLITPVLQDADKLDIYTLSRKWKELVDKARAKQLQPQEYNSGTFTLSNLGMFGVDRFDAILPPGTGAIMAVGASQPTVVGTKDGRIGIKNQMQVNVTADHRVIYGSDLAAFLQTLSKIIEDPKDLTF; this comes from the exons ATggccggcctcctccacctcaACTCCACGCTGCTCCCCTCGGCGTCCCTGCTGCTCCGCAACCGCAGCGGCGGCCaggcggtgcggcggcggcgcgcgtgccGGGTGGAGGCCAAGATCCGGGAGATCTTCATGCCGGCGCTCAGCTCCACCATGACGGAGGGCAAGATCGTCGCCTGGAACGCCGCCGAGGGGGACCGCCTCGCCAAGGGAGaccccgtcgtcgtcgtcgagtcCGACAAGGCCGACATGGACGTCGAGACTTTCTACGAcggcttcctcgccgccgtcctcgtccCCGCCGGCGAGTCCGCGCCCGTCGGCTCCGCCATCGCGCTCCTCGCCGAGTCCGAGGACGAGATCCCGCTCGCCCAGTCCCAGGCCGccagcttctcctcctcctcctcctcctcctcctcctcctcgccgccggctccccAGGAAACCGCCGCCCAGGAAGcgtcccctccccctcctcctccggcgcccgTAGCGGTCTCTGCTCCAGCAccgccctcgccggcggcacAAGGCGGGGCGCGCGTCGTTGCGTCGCCGTACGCCAAGAAGCTCGCGAAGGAGCTCAGCGTTGATCTCTTTTCAATTACTGGTTCTGGCCCAGCTGGGAGGGTTGTAGCCAAGGACGTCGAGGCTGCCGCAGCTGCGCCGGCCAAGAAGGCGGTACCAGTGGCAGCTGCCCGGCCGGATGTGCCGTTGGGGTCCACGGTGCCATTCACCACAATGCAGGGCGCTGTGAGCAAGAACATGCTAGAGAGCCTTGCCGTGCCTACGTTCAGGGTCGGGTACACCATCACAACCGGTGCTCTCGATGACCTCTACAAGAAA ATCAAGGGGAAGGGGGTGACAATGACAGCGCTGCTGGCGAAGGCCACGGCAATGGCGCTGGTTCAGCATCCCGTGGTGAACTCCAGCTGCAGGGATGGGCAGAGCTTTACTTACAACAGTAGCATCAACATTGCCGTGGCGGTGGCCATCGATGGTGGATTGATCACCCCAGTACTTCAGGATGCTGATAAG CTTGATATCTATACATTGTCAAGGAAATGGAAGGAACTGGTTGATAAGGCTCGCGCAAAGCAGCTGCAGCCCCAGGAGTACAACTCCG GTACCTTTACTTTATCTAACCTTGGTATGTTTGGAGTTGATAGATTCGATGCGATCTTACCACCTGGAACT GGAGCGATCATGGCCGTTGGAGCATCGCAACCAACAGTTGTTGGTACAAAAGATGGTAGAATTGGAATCAAGAACCAAATGCAG GTCAATGTTACTGCTGATCATCGGGTTATTTATGGATCTGATCTTGCTGCTTTTCTGCAAACTCTCTCGAAGATAATTGAGGATCCCAAGGACCTTACATTTTAG
- the LOC100841266 gene encoding uncharacterized protein LOC100841266: MLYFLGAAADGLGNVPFVVEAKQASCLDHPYINPYKGFVPASCPFHSSLEGSHYLQSWGMAAASSGRSEVDTSRAFRSVKEAVAVFGERIIARETQVRLGAHAGQSVVRERGSWPNASAVAALTLKLEGSGGVKPSGLVIRESPSKPNAIADAIAKHEASSSKPATNPIMVSASQPMCLVPSSSPFCGSSSSVTNDDGRQDCKEADLIVMSSIKKIEEEAAKTRQEAVQVKRRLVDLELAMANLHAKLHRVLSKLAHMEADKAAAARASIEQRSNNTAALTIWMEPKPEQQPRRHQLGHLLSLDDDAGEAEVIHVQGKEARKKSKVQKQKPIVPLVVPLIHDMLFSKKKKKKSMQDNESLYMKELYSLLSLT, encoded by the exons ATGTTGTACTTTCTTGGGGCAGCAGCAGATG GCCTGGGCAATGTGCCATTTGTAGTGGAAGCAAAGCAAGCCAGCTGCCTTGATCATCCATACATAAATCCCTACAAGGGCTTTGTTCCTGCTTCCTGTCCATTCCATAGTAGCCTGGAGGGAAGCCATTACTTGCAAAGCTGGggcatggccgccgcctcgtcgggCCGTTCGGAGGTCGACACCTCTCGCGCCTTCCGGTCTGTCAAGGAGGCGGTCGCCGTGTTTGGTGAGCGCATCATTGCTAGGGAAACCCAGGTCAGGCTGGGTGCTCATGCCGGCCAGAGTGTTGTTAGGGAGAGGGGCTCTTGGCCAAATGCATCCGCTGTTGCCGCCTTGACCTTAAAGCTTGAGGGGAGTGGTGGTGTTAAGCCTTCTGGCCTTGTCATCAGGGAAAGCCCCTCCAAGCCAAATGCCATTGCCGATGCCATTGCCAAGCATGAGGCGAGCAGTAGCAAACCTGCTACAAATCCAATCATGGTGTCAGCTTCCCAGCCAATGTGCCTGGTTCCATCTTCCTCACCGTTCTGCGGGTCATCGTCGTCGGTAACGAACGATGACGGCAGGCAGGATTGCAAGGAGGCTGATCTCATTGTCATGAGCTCCATCAAGAAGATTGAGGAAGAGGCAGCGAAGACAAGGCAGGAGGCAGTGCAGGTCAAGAGGAGGCTGGTTGATCTGGAGCTGGCCATGGCAAACCTCCACGCGAAGCTCCACCGTGTCTTATCGAAGCTGGCGCACATGGAGGCCGACAAGGCGGCAGCTGCGAGGGCGAGTATCGAACAAAGGAGCAACAACACGGCGGCACTGACGATCTGGATGGAGCCAAAGCCCGAGCAGCAACCGCGAAGGCATCAGTTGGGGCACCTGCTGAGCCTTGATGACGATGCCGGTGAGGCAGAGGTGATCCATGTCCAGGGTaaggaggcgaggaagaagagcaaggTGCAGAAGCAGAAGCCAATTGTGCCCCTTGTTGTCCCCCTCATCCATGACATGCTcttctccaagaagaagaagaagaagagcatgCAAGACAACGAAAGCTTGTACATGAAGGAGCTCTACAGCTTGCTAAGCCTGACTTGA
- the LOC106866788 gene encoding uncharacterized protein LOC106866788 → MGRPDEPPAGISALCVWAVAALLLAAALAGGGCLALSLALPPADAPPWLPAAGLALVALPWAFWIATCLYRCCCSWSPSAPAGVVERQPSRSVVPLPSSANLKSALSRKNHEKRPPDEAPRRVRFGDSVVLGEEKKEKEDDDETPLASSMEPS, encoded by the coding sequence ATGGGGCGGCCCGACGAGCCGCCGGCGGGGATCAGCGCGCTGTGCGtgtgggcggtggcggcgctgctcctcgccgccgcgctcgccggcggcgggtgccTGGCGCTCTCCCTCGCGCTGCCCCCTGCCGAcgcgccgccatggctgccCGCGGCCGGGCTCGCGCTCGTCGCGCTCCCCTGGGCGTTCTGGATCGCCACGTGCTTGtaccgctgctgctgctcgtggtCGCCTTCGgctccggcgggggtcgtGGAGCGGCAGCCGTCTAGGTCGGTGGTGCCGCTGCCGAGCAGCGCGAACCTCAAGAGCGCGCTCAGCAGGAAGAATCACGAAAAGCGGCCGCCCGACGAGGCGCCGCGGCGGGTGCGGTTCGGGGACTCCGTCGTGCtcggggaggagaagaaggagaaggaggacgaTGACGAGACGCCGCTCGCCTCCTCCATGGAGCCTTCGTGA
- the LOC100846765 gene encoding amino acid permease 4, with protein sequence MAAGKKLVSPMEVSVEAGNADQASWLDDDGRPRRSGTFWTASAHIITAVIGSGVLSLAWAIAQLGWVAGPAVMLLFAAVIYYTSTLLAECYRTGDPATGKRNYTYMDAVRANLGGGRVVFCGVIQYANLVGVAIGYTIASSISMRAIRRAGCFHANGHGVPCKSSSNPYMILFGLVQIVFSQIPDFDQIWWLSIVAAVMSFTYSGIGLSLGIAQTISNGGIKGSLTGISIGVGGITGMQKVWRSLQAFGDIAFAYSFSNILIEIQDTIRAPPPSEAKVMKSATRLSVATTTVFYMLCGCMGYAAFGDAAPDNLLTGFGFFEPFWLLDVANVAIVVHLVGAYQVFCQPIFAFVERWAAATWPDSALFASARAEFRVGPFALSVFRLVWRSAFVCLTTVFAMLLPFFGNVVGFLGAVSFWPLTVYFPVEMYIKQRGVPRGGAQWICLKMLSVGCLMVSIAAAAGSIADVIEALKVYRPFSG encoded by the exons ATGGCTGCGGGCAAGAAGCTTGTGTCGCCGATGGAGGTGTCAGTGGAGGCCGGGAACGCGGACCAGGCATCCTGGCTGGACGACGACGGGCGCCCACGCCGCTCCGGCACGTTCTGGACGGCCAGCGCGCACATCATCACGGCCGTCATCGGCTCCGGCGTGCTCTCCCTGGCGTGGGCCATCGCGCAGCTGGGCTGGGTCGCCGGCCCAGCAGTGATGCTCCTCTTCGCGGCCGTGATCTACTACACCTCGACGCTGCTGGCCGAGTGCTACCGCACGGGCGACCCGGCCACGGGCAAGCGCAACTACACCTAcatggacgccgtcagggccaacctcggcggcggcagggtcgTCTTCTGCGGCGTCATCCAGTACGCCAATCTCGTCGGCGTCGCCATCGGCTACACGATCGCGTCCTCCATCAGCATGAGGGCGATTAGGAGGGCTGGCTGCTTCCATGCCAACGGCCATGGCGTCCCCTGCAAGAGCTCCAGCAACCCTTACATGATCCTCTTCGGCCTCGTGCAGATCGTGTTCTCGCAGATCCCCGATTTCGACCAGATTTGGTGGCTGTCGATCGTGGCTGCTGTCATGTCCTTCACCTACTCCGGCATTGGGCTCTCCCTCGGCATCGCCCAGACCATCT CGAATGGAGGGATCAAGGGGAGCCTGACGGGGATCAGCATCGGCGTGGGCGGCATCACGGGGATGCAGAAGGTGTGGCGCAGCCTGCAGGCGTTCGGggacatcgccttcgcataCTCCTTCTCCAACATCCTGATCGAGATCCAGGACACGAtccgggcgccgccgccgtcggaggCCAAGGTGATGAAGAGCGCGACGCGGCTGAGCGTGGCGACGACCACCGTCTTCTACATGCTGTGCGGCTGCATGGGGTACGCGGCCTTCGGCGACGCGGCGCCGGACAACCTGCTGACGGGGTTCGGCTTCTTCGAGCCCTTCTGGCTCCTCGACGTCGCCAACGTGGCCATCGTGGTGCACCTCGTGGGGGCCTACCAGGTCTTCTGCCAGCCCATCTTCGCCTTCGTCGAGCGATGGGCCGCCGCCACATGGCCCGACAGCGCGCTCTTCGCCTCCGCGCGGGCCGAGTTCCGCGTCGGCCCGTTCGCGCTCAGCGTCTTCCGCCTCGTCTGGCGCTCCGCCTTCGTCTGCCTCACAACAGTCTTCGCCATGCTGCTCCCCTTCTTCGGCAACGTCGTCGGCTTCCTCGGCGCCGTCTCCTTCTGGCCGCTCACCGTCTACTTCCCCGTCGAGATGTACATCAAGCAGCGCGGCGTGCCGCGTGGCGGCGCACAGTGGATCTGCCTCAAGATGCTCAGCGTCGGCTGCCTCATGGtgtccatcgccgccgccgcaggctcCATTGCTGACGTCATCGAGGCTCTCAAGGTGTATCGCCCCTTCAGCGGCTGA
- the LOC100820961 gene encoding amino acid permease 3 produces MAAGKKLVSPMEVSVEAGNADQASWLDDDGRPRRSGTFWTASAHIITAVIGSGVLSLAWAIAQLGWVAGPAVMLLFAAVIYYTSTLLAECYRTGDPATGKRNYTYMDAVRANLGGGRVVFCGVIQYANLVGVAIGYTIASSISMRAIRRAGCFHANGHGVPCKSSSNPYMILFGLVQIVFSQIPDFDQIWWLSIVAAVMSFTYSGIGLSLGIAQTISNGGIKGSLTGISIGVGGITGMQKVWRSLQAFGDIAFAYSFSNILIEIQDTIRAPPPSEAKVMKSATRLSVATTTVFYMLCGCMGYAAFGDAAPDNLLTGFGFFEPFWLLDVANVAIVVHLVGAYQVFCQPIFAFVERWAAATWPDSALFASARAEFRVGPFALSVFRLVWRSAFVCLTTVFAMLLPFFGNVVGFLGAVSFWPLTVYFPVEMYIKQRAVPRGGTQWLCLKMLSVGCLIVSVAAAAGSIADVIEALKVYRPFSG; encoded by the exons ATGGCTGCGGGCAAGAAGCTTGTGTCGCCGATGGAGGTGTCAGTGGAGGCCGGGAACGCGGACCAGGCATCCTGGCTGGACGACGACGGGCGCCCACGCCGCTCCGGCACGTTCTGGACGGCCAGCGCGCACATCATCACGGCCGTCATCGGCTCCGGCGTGCTCTCCCTGGCGTGGGCCATCGCGCAGCTGGGCTGGGTCGCCGGCCCAGCAGTGATGCTCCTCTTCGCGGCCGTGATCTACTACACCTCGACGCTCCTGGCCGAGTGCTACCGCACGGGCGACCCGGCCACGGGCAAGCGCAACTACACCTAcatggacgccgtcagggccaacctcggcggcggcagggtcgTCTTCTGCGGCGTCATCCAGTACGCCAATCTCGTCGGCGTCGCCATCGGCTACACCATCGCGTCCTCCATCAGCATGAGGGCGATTAGGAGGGCTGGCTGCTTCCATGCCAACGGCCATGGCGTCCCCTGCAAGAGCTCCAGCAACCCTTACATGATCCTCTTCGGCCTCGTGCAGATCGTGTTCTCGCAGATCCCCGATTTCGACCAGATTTGGTGGCTGTCGATCGTGGCTGCTGTCATGTCCTTCACCTACTCCGGCATTGGGCTCTCCCTCGGCATCGCCCAGACCATCT CGAATGGAGGGATCAAGGGGAGCCTGACGGGGATCAGCATCGGCGTGGGCGGCATCACGGGGATGCAGAAGGTGTGGCGCAGCCTGCAGGCGTTCGGggacatcgccttcgcataCTCCTTCTCCAACATCCTGATCGAGATCCAGGACACGAtccgggcgccgccgccgtcggaggCCAAGGTGATGAAGAGCGCGACGCGGCTGAGCGTGGCGACGACCACCGTCTTCTACATGCTGTGCGGCTGCATGGGGTACGCGGCCTTCGGCGACGCGGCGCCGGACAACCTGCTGACGGGGTTCGGCTTCTTCGAGCCCTTCTGGCTCCTCGACGTCGCCAACGTGGCCATCGTGGTGCACCTCGTGGGGGCCTACCAGGTCTTCTGCCAGCCCATCTTCGCCTTCGTCGAGCGATGGGCCGCCGCCACATGGCCCGACAGCGCGCTCTTCGCCTCCGCGCGGGCCGAGTTCCGCGTCGGCCCGTTCGCGCTCAGCGTCTTCCGCCTCGTCTGGCGCTCCGCCTTCGTCTGCCTCACAACAGTCTTCGCCATGCTGCTCCCCTTCTTCGGCAACGTCGTCGGCTTCCTCGGCGCCGTCTCCTTCTGGCCGCTCACCGTCTACTTCCCCGTCGAGATGTACATCAAGCAGCGCGCCGTGCCGCGAGGAGGCACCCAGTGGCTCTGCCTCAAGATGCTCAGCGTCGGGTGCCTCATCGtgtccgtcgccgccgccgcaggctcCATTGCTGACGTCATCGAGGCTCTCAAGGTGTACCGGCCCTTCAGCGGCTGA